A window of Nocardia arthritidis genomic DNA:
CTCGCAGGAAGGTGGACTTGCCCGAACCGGACGGCCCGATCACCGCGACCACCTCACCGGGGCGGACCGTGAGATCGATACCGCGCAGAACCTGGTGTGCCCCATACGATTTGTGGATTCCGCGCACCTCGACCGCGGGTATCCGCGCGCCGGTCACCGGGTCGCCCCGCGCGGCACGGCCGAAATGGCGGCGATATCCTGGAATTTGCGCCGCAACCGCTGCAGCGGCGTCGGCGGCGGGGTGCGGTGCGCACCCTTGGCGAAGTGCCGCTCGATGTAGTACTGCGCGATCGACAGCAGCGTGGTGAGCACGATGTACCAGACGGTGGCCACCATGAGCAGCGGCACCACCCGCCCGTTGCGCCCGTAGATCACCTGCACCTGGTAGAAGAGTTCGGCGATGGCCATCACCGAGACGATCGAGGTGCCCTTGAACAGGCTGATCACCTCGTTCGCGGCATTCGGCAGGACCGAGCGCATGGCCTGCGGCAGCACGATGGTGCGGAATTGGCGCAGGCGCGGAAGACCAAGCGCCGCAGCGGCTTCCAGCTGGCCCGCGTCGACGGAGAGGAATCCGGCCCGGATGATCTCGGCCGAGTACGCGGCCTGATGCAGCGCCAGCCCGAGCACCGCCGCGCTGAACCCGCTGATC
This region includes:
- a CDS encoding amino acid ABC transporter permease; this translates as MTVSAAPAQLGESDGRPEAPDRPDAPTVARTRHPWRWVGSAVALLLVAQFAHGLITNPGWDWPTFAKYFTARSVLLALKVTLELTALGTVLGFLLGIALAVARLSDNPVLRVIAWVYVWAFRSIPLIVQLLFWFNIAYLYHRLSVGIPFGPSFFSFEVNGVISGFSAAVLGLALHQAAYSAEIIRAGFLSVDAGQLEAAAALGLPRLRQFRTIVLPQAMRSVLPNAANEVISLFKGTSIVSVMAIAELFYQVQVIYGRNGRVVPLLMVATVWYIVLTTLLSIAQYYIERHFAKGAHRTPPPTPLQRLRRKFQDIAAISAVPRGATR